Sequence from the Eleutherodactylus coqui strain aEleCoq1 chromosome 13, aEleCoq1.hap1, whole genome shotgun sequence genome:
TTGTTTTCTGCCTCATAGGGAAGACCTTTCAAATAAATGCAGAAACCATGCTCATGTGGGGACCTTGACCTTGAACGCTGCCGACGGTTAGGCGATTTGGACCTGCCCATTGATGGTTGCATCAAATGCAAAGCACCATGGTGTCCTGTACTGTGCTGCTTCCCCATGTGTCCACCAGACATTACCCACTGTCTCTCACTTGCTGGGGTAACTTCAATAAAACGTTGCCCCAATAGCATTCTATTCCGTTTCAAAGCTTCATAGGTGTCATGTGGAGTCAGAAGCTTTATCAACGCTCCACCTGTGTGGCGACCCATATGATCTTTTATAAGAACCAGCCCATCTATACGCAAACCATGAAGAAATTCCTTCACGTCATTGTCTGACACAGGAACAGGCAATCCATGAAGAGCTACATATGGGTCATCATGATtgagaggtggtggtggtggtggtttcATTGCATTTTGAGAGCTTAATGGCAATGGATTTACAGGACCAAGAAACaatgggttaatattactattcaTTTGGGACCCAGAACCATTCATCCCTGTAGGCAAAGGACCAACAGGTGGTGGATTCAGAGTTGGTATTCCGGTCAATGGAGGAAGAGAAGACATTGGTGGTACTGGTGGACCTGGTGGTATTGGGGGaacaggaggaactggaggcaagGAAGacacaggaggaggaacaggcaTAGGAGGTATGGATGGCATCGGTGGTAGTGTTGGTATTGTTGGCATTGGAGGAATTGGTGGTGGTGGTACAGAAGGTAGCTGAGGAGCAACACTGGCCATAGGAGAAGTAAATGTTGGATTGCAGAAGGCTGCACCTAGACTGGGTGGAGCATTTCCAACACCGGCTGTAGAGAAAGTTGTGACATTCTTACTGCTGTCAGCTACAGAGGTAACTGTAGATACTGTACTAGTAGGAGGACTGCTATAGTTTGGAACAGTTGTTGGTAGAGTAACTCTGCTCATTACAGAGGTATTACTCATtgttgaatttggtggaggcccAGGTCTGTTAGAATTCGCTGGTGGGATATCAACATTGGCAGTCTCAAAGCGCCTGCGGCTAAGTTCAATCATGTTCTGCATTTCAGTCTTACTGCTCAACAATAGTGACACCTTTGACCCTTTGATTGTACCACCTGTGCGCATCATACCAAGTCGTGCATCTTCATCGGTGGCAAAAACGATGAAAGCCTCACCCTGCTCCCCCCCTACAATATGAACGCCACCATCAGGAATGGTTAATCCAGAGAAGAAGTGCCGAATATCCATGGTCCCTGCCACTATAGGCAGACCTTGCAAGCGGATGACCACAGCCATGCTGCGCTGAAACAATTAACACCTGCAGATGAAAAAAGCAACGTCCACATCAGACTCAATATTTAAACAGGCTTCCaacaattagttttttttctgcttttctttTGAGCATTTGGTTTCTCTAAATGAACACACATTAGCTAAAAAGCACAAGACAAAAAGGAGCAGAAATGCaaatacctcagcagtaaaatttTAATAAGTAAATGTCTTTATGTAGACTTGGACACATCACTTGGTAAAGTCCTTTAAGGAATTACTTCAGTTTTGTTTTCTTCTAAAGTTTACATTTACTACCAGTGGAAGTAAAAAGCAAAGATCATTCTCTGGTAAATCTTAACATTTGGCAGGAttgcttatttaaaggggttgtctcgcgaaagcaagtggggttaagtacttctgtatggccatattaatgcactttgtaatatacatcgtgcattaaatatgagccatacagaagttattcacttacctgctccgttgctggcgtccccgtctccatggctccgcctaatttcagcgtctaatctcccgattagacgcgcttgcgcagaagggtcttctcccatctgttcggtccggcacgagcggcattctggctccgcccccttctacgcgtcatcgcgtggctccgccccgtcacgtgtgccgattccagccaatcaggaggctggaatcggcacacgcgacggggcggagctatgcgatgacgcgcataagggggcggagccagaatgccgatcgtgccggaccgaacagatgggagaagacccttctgcgcaagcgcgtctaatcgggagattagacgctgaaattaggcggagccatggagacggggacgccagcgcagggaaggtaagtgaataacttctgtatggctcatatgtaatgcacgatgtatattacaaagtgcattaatatggccatacagaagtacttaaccccacatgctttcgcgagacaacccctttaatgcacaaatTATgtattcaaaatattttttttctccaatactAGCTTACTTCGCTGAAGCAACTACGCCAAAAATGCTTACAGGGGTATTCCGTCTTTAACTGGTGATCTACCCtcttgataggtcatcagtagttgatggatggagaTCCATCGCTTGGAACCCCCGTGCATCAGTTTATCATTCAGCCTACTGCACTCTGCATGACTTTTTCATCAAAACAAGCGGTTGAGATCAATGGGAGCACCACGGTGATTTCTGTTCCTCTAATGGTCAGGACGTCATAGCTTGTCAACAGTAGGAAGTGTAGGAGAAGCACAGCGCTACCACCGATTTTAAG
This genomic interval carries:
- the RBM12 gene encoding RNA-binding protein 12, translated to MAVVIRLQGLPIVAGTMDIRHFFSGLTIPDGGVHIVGGEQGEAFIVFATDEDARLGMMRTGGTIKGSKVSLLLSSKTEMQNMIELSRRRFETANVDIPPANSNRPGPPPNSTMSNTSVMSRVTLPTTVPNYSSPPTSTVSTVTSVADSSKNVTTFSTAGVGNAPPSLGAAFCNPTFTSPMASVAPQLPSVPPPPIPPMPTIPTLPPMPSIPPMPVPPPVSSLPPVPPVPPIPPGPPVPPMSSLPPLTGIPTLNPPPVGPLPTGMNGSGSQMNSNINPLFLGPVNPLPLSSQNAMKPPPPPPLNHDDPYVALHGLPVPVSDNDVKEFLHGLRIDGLVLIKDHMGRHTGGALIKLLTPHDTYEALKRNRMLLGQRFIEVTPASERQWVMSGGHMGKQHSTGHHGALHLMQPSMGRSKSPNRRQRSRSRSPHEHGFCIYLKGLPYEAENKHVIDFFKKLDIIEDSIYIAYGPNGKATGEGFLEFRNETDYKTALNRHKQYMGNRFIQVHPVTKGQMIEKIESIRKKMQCFNYVDHKDSPLDMEHIPRLWAHLSNLPYNISRKDVFQFFHLEGIGVEESSVHVLIDNNGQGLGQALVQYRSEDDARKSERLNRKKLNGRDAFLRVVNNEERKDIEINPPILGRKSFKMHSYSTLPDPIRSSADEFSFLTSNLNDNGQSFLIPSKFSGPSNTFAPPVPPPALGIGFVDPRPPPPGTSNVKNSPADPPEFVSVPSHFNVAPTGFGAGPPPFGSGPTNANAPPNFTTAPPNIPGSPGGLNPPPPGFGPGSLPVSGPPGFGNGSAKPGPTVIRIQNMPFTVTVDEILDFFYGYQLIPGSVCLKYSEKGLPTGEAMVAFESRDEATAAVVDLNDRPMGSRKVKLVLG